From the Selenomonas timonae genome, one window contains:
- a CDS encoding TonB-dependent receptor, which translates to MKYESKKLKSSIRVALAAAVTALPMTAFAAEDTAMDSYDLDTVEIVGQRPVSQPVEEPVENPAVYAGGQIARESSLGVLGKRDFMDVPFNVTSFSNQLIENQQASSVVDVIVNDPSVSNLTLSSVSQAWMIRGFKAQQQDTQINGLYGVAPRFYGGIEYVDHVEVLKGPGALLGGMAPNGSVGGTINFITKRAEKEPKTSVTMSYGAKSQFTQHIDIGRRSDDGKLGVRVNLYNNKGGTAYQQERVNTHAGYIGLDYTTDRSRTTFDAGIISNRVDNAQYRLRFTDDAIKKLTSPPHVDINSKFGAPGTFRQITEKFGVLRSEYDLDKNLMVYGALGMRITHQDTLNNFFEMQKPDGTSKVTYRYNNQINKAYSGEIGFKGKVDTKGVDHELNVSANYMHYKRYMNQNQFPKKIAGKTVNGKPYTTSIYTPEWKDVSSYLGPLVKRTPLNDTKTLRSIAVSDIMTTNDGRWTFVLGGRYQQIVVNDIKKNTTYEKAKFSPAYALIHKMNDKVSLYANYIQGLNQGDEVTDDQAANYGEQFPPYVAKQYEFGAKFDLGKVATTISAFSITNPGKIQDTRNHIYSPGGEVRNRGLEWNFFGEPKKGTRLTGGMMWMDARHEKTLNGRYDGNRKEGIPNFAAVLGVEQDIHGVDGLTLTARMTYNSSAFVNQENTIRVSPWTRWDLGARYRFNVSDTPVTVRADVYNLFNRNYWRALDENAAFLEAGRTFMLSVTADF; encoded by the coding sequence GTGAAGTACGAGTCGAAGAAGCTAAAGAGCAGCATTCGTGTCGCCCTTGCGGCGGCTGTCACAGCACTGCCGATGACGGCATTTGCGGCGGAGGATACGGCGATGGACTCCTATGATCTCGACACCGTCGAGATCGTAGGGCAGCGTCCCGTCTCGCAGCCGGTCGAGGAACCGGTAGAGAATCCCGCCGTCTATGCGGGTGGGCAGATTGCGCGCGAGAGCTCCCTTGGGGTGCTTGGCAAGCGCGACTTTATGGACGTGCCGTTCAACGTCACATCGTTCAGCAATCAGCTGATCGAGAATCAGCAGGCAAGCTCCGTGGTCGATGTCATTGTCAACGATCCGTCCGTGTCGAATCTGACACTCTCGTCCGTGTCGCAGGCATGGATGATCCGCGGCTTCAAGGCACAGCAGCAGGATACGCAGATCAACGGACTCTACGGCGTTGCACCGCGCTTCTACGGCGGCATCGAGTATGTGGATCACGTTGAGGTCCTAAAGGGACCGGGAGCACTCCTCGGGGGCATGGCACCGAACGGCTCGGTCGGCGGCACGATCAACTTTATTACGAAGCGCGCGGAGAAGGAGCCGAAGACGAGCGTCACCATGTCCTATGGAGCGAAGAGCCAGTTTACCCAGCACATCGATATTGGCCGCCGTTCGGATGACGGCAAGCTCGGCGTACGCGTCAACCTCTATAACAACAAGGGCGGCACGGCATATCAGCAGGAGCGTGTCAACACGCACGCCGGTTACATTGGTCTTGATTATACCACCGATCGCAGCCGCACGACGTTCGACGCCGGTATCATTAGCAATCGTGTGGACAATGCACAGTATCGTCTTCGGTTTACTGACGATGCAATCAAAAAGCTCACCAGTCCGCCGCACGTTGACATCAACTCAAAATTCGGTGCGCCCGGAACCTTCCGTCAGATTACGGAAAAGTTCGGTGTGCTGCGCAGTGAATACGATCTTGATAAGAATCTGATGGTTTACGGTGCACTCGGTATGCGTATTACGCATCAGGACACCCTGAATAACTTCTTTGAAATGCAGAAGCCGGATGGAACATCGAAAGTCACCTATCGTTACAACAACCAGATCAACAAGGCGTATTCAGGCGAGATCGGTTTCAAGGGCAAGGTCGATACAAAGGGCGTCGACCACGAGCTGAATGTCTCGGCGAACTATATGCACTACAAGCGCTATATGAACCAGAATCAGTTCCCGAAGAAGATTGCCGGTAAGACTGTCAATGGGAAACCGTATACAACCTCCATATATACTCCCGAGTGGAAGGATGTCAGTTCATATCTGGGACCGCTCGTCAAGCGAACCCCGCTGAACGATACGAAGACACTGCGCAGTATTGCGGTCTCTGATATCATGACGACAAACGACGGACGCTGGACGTTTGTGCTCGGTGGACGCTATCAGCAGATTGTCGTGAACGACATCAAAAAGAACACGACGTATGAGAAGGCGAAGTTCTCGCCCGCCTATGCGCTCATTCACAAGATGAACGACAAGGTCTCCCTCTATGCAAACTATATTCAGGGCTTGAATCAGGGGGACGAGGTTACGGATGATCAGGCTGCCAATTATGGTGAGCAGTTCCCTCCCTATGTCGCAAAGCAGTATGAGTTCGGCGCGAAGTTCGATCTCGGCAAGGTTGCAACGACGATCAGCGCGTTCAGCATTACAAACCCAGGAAAAATACAGGATACAAGGAATCATATATACTCGCCGGGCGGAGAGGTGCGCAACCGCGGTCTTGAGTGGAACTTCTTCGGCGAGCCGAAGAAGGGAACGCGCCTCACGGGCGGTATGATGTGGATGGATGCACGTCATGAGAAGACACTGAACGGACGGTATGACGGCAATCGTAAGGAAGGCATTCCGAACTTTGCCGCTGTCCTCGGCGTGGAGCAGGATATCCACGGAGTCGATGGACTGACGCTGACCGCACGCATGACCTACAACTCCTCGGCATTCGTCAACCAGGAGAATACGATCCGCGTATCGCCGTGGACACGTTGGGATCTCGGCGCACGCTACCGTTTCAACGTCAGCGATACGCCTGTGACCGTTCGTGCGGATGTGTATAACCTCTTCAATCGGAACTACTGGCGTGCACTCGATGAGAATGCGGCGTTCCTCGAAGCAGGGCGCACGTTCATGCTCTCCGTAACCGCAGACTTCTAA
- a CDS encoding energy transducer TonB, giving the protein MDVTVKEKYLSWGASFGIHFCILAAAAAMGLFSIATESEKRPIDVVIYDASAPESAPAPAAEAAPPMPSIDDIPLEPPKKEQTEQQEQPKETPKTTNSNTAPSTSEGKSEKPSAAPSERTGGGESTGRDAAAAQRPSVPPKLLSGSAPAYPKELERKGITGTVGLAIVVGANGGVQSVDVTSSSGHAELDQAAITAAYTYSFEPARNIYDEPVACRVNRSFSFS; this is encoded by the coding sequence TTGGATGTTACGGTGAAGGAAAAGTACCTGTCTTGGGGGGCGTCGTTCGGGATTCATTTCTGCATTCTCGCGGCGGCGGCAGCGATGGGACTTTTCTCTATCGCAACGGAGAGTGAGAAGCGACCAATCGACGTTGTGATCTACGATGCGTCTGCGCCGGAGAGTGCGCCGGCACCTGCGGCAGAGGCGGCGCCACCCATGCCGAGCATCGACGATATCCCGCTCGAGCCGCCGAAGAAAGAGCAGACAGAGCAGCAGGAGCAGCCGAAGGAGACCCCGAAGACGACAAATTCGAACACTGCACCGAGCACCTCCGAGGGAAAGAGTGAGAAACCGAGTGCTGCACCCTCGGAACGTACGGGCGGCGGTGAGAGCACAGGACGCGATGCCGCAGCGGCGCAGCGTCCGAGCGTCCCTCCGAAGCTCCTCTCGGGCTCTGCGCCCGCCTATCCGAAGGAGCTCGAGCGTAAGGGGATCACGGGGACGGTCGGGCTTGCCATCGTGGTTGGGGCAAACGGCGGCGTGCAGAGCGTCGATGTTACGAGCTCATCGGGGCACGCAGAGCTCGATCAGGCGGCGATTACGGCGGCGTACACCTACAGCTTTGAGCCGGCACGCAATATCTACGATGAGCCGGTCGCGTGCCGCGTAAACCGTTCGTTCTCATTCTCATAA
- the glyS gene encoding glycine--tRNA ligase subunit beta, whose product MSKDLLLEIGTEEVPAHVMPHLLTDLKRLAGDLLAEHRLAYESLRTIGTPRRSALLVTGLAERQEDVSTEMRGPSVAIAFDAEGNPTKAGAGFARGQGIDPADLIQRDGYVYASVHEKGAETAALLTELLPELIRAIPLPNSMRWGDLDFRFIRPIRWIVALYGTEVVPFTLANVTSGNTSRGHRTLAPAEFVIASPADYEAACEKAYIIVDQERRRAMITEQIAETAKACGGTAEITPDLLEEVLYLVEYPTALSGAFEEKYLALPAETVITPMRDHQRYFPVKAADGSLLPVFITVRNGGREHLDVVAHGNERVLRARLADAQFFFDEDRKKPLAEHHEKLKTVVFQQGLGSMYEKTERLMGLVTAIVEDLAPDDAAYETMAEDARRAAELSKADLVTGMVTEFTELQGIMGREYALLDGEKPEVARAIDEQYMPRFAGDELPQSALGFALSVADKIDNIVGTFSRGKIPTGSQDPFALRRQALGLVLMLIEHESSLLLSDLVDEASDLYDLDASLCQKMQVYVADFIRLRLKNVLTERGVRYDVQEAVLADVDFVADVPVRAAYVERLLASDGADALVQSFVRVGNIARMTETGGVDPALFVAQEEGALHSAYENAVAARAEGTDAFAAEQSLAKAIDAFFDAVMVMDKDERIKTNRLSLLKAIDNYLLETADYSKIVLN is encoded by the coding sequence ATGAGTAAGGATCTGCTGCTCGAGATCGGGACGGAGGAAGTCCCGGCACATGTCATGCCCCATCTTCTCACCGATCTGAAACGGCTCGCGGGCGACCTTCTCGCAGAGCATCGTCTTGCCTATGAGAGCCTGCGGACGATCGGCACGCCACGTCGCAGCGCGCTCCTCGTGACGGGGCTTGCAGAGCGTCAGGAGGATGTCAGTACGGAGATGCGCGGCCCCTCGGTCGCCATTGCCTTTGATGCGGAGGGGAATCCGACGAAGGCGGGCGCGGGCTTTGCGCGCGGGCAGGGCATCGACCCTGCCGATCTCATTCAGCGCGACGGTTACGTCTATGCGTCCGTGCATGAAAAGGGCGCGGAGACGGCTGCACTTCTCACGGAGTTACTGCCGGAGCTGATTCGTGCGATTCCTCTGCCGAACAGTATGCGCTGGGGCGATCTGGACTTCCGCTTCATCCGTCCGATTCGCTGGATCGTCGCGCTCTACGGGACGGAGGTCGTGCCCTTTACACTCGCAAATGTGACGAGCGGGAACACGTCGCGCGGACATCGTACGCTTGCCCCTGCGGAGTTCGTGATCGCTTCGCCCGCCGACTATGAGGCGGCATGTGAGAAGGCGTACATCATCGTTGACCAAGAGCGTCGGCGTGCCATGATCACGGAGCAGATTGCGGAGACGGCAAAGGCGTGCGGTGGTACGGCAGAGATCACACCCGATCTCCTCGAGGAGGTACTCTACCTCGTCGAGTACCCGACAGCGCTCAGCGGCGCGTTCGAGGAGAAATACCTCGCACTGCCTGCAGAGACCGTCATCACGCCCATGCGTGACCATCAGCGCTATTTCCCTGTCAAGGCGGCGGACGGCAGCCTCCTGCCTGTATTTATCACGGTGCGGAATGGCGGCAGGGAGCATCTCGATGTGGTCGCGCATGGTAACGAGCGCGTCCTGCGGGCACGCCTTGCTGATGCACAGTTCTTCTTTGACGAGGATCGCAAGAAGCCGCTTGCAGAGCACCATGAGAAGCTCAAAACCGTGGTGTTCCAGCAGGGGCTCGGCTCGATGTACGAAAAGACGGAGCGTCTGATGGGACTGGTCACGGCGATTGTCGAGGATCTTGCACCGGATGATGCGGCATACGAGACGATGGCGGAAGACGCACGCCGTGCGGCAGAGCTGTCGAAGGCAGATCTCGTGACGGGCATGGTGACGGAGTTCACGGAGCTGCAGGGCATTATGGGGCGTGAGTACGCACTGCTTGACGGCGAGAAGCCGGAGGTTGCGCGTGCCATCGACGAGCAGTATATGCCGCGCTTTGCGGGCGACGAACTCCCGCAGTCGGCACTCGGCTTTGCGCTCAGTGTAGCCGACAAGATCGACAACATTGTCGGTACGTTCAGCCGCGGCAAGATTCCGACGGGCTCGCAGGATCCCTTTGCCCTGCGCCGTCAGGCGCTTGGGCTTGTGCTCATGCTCATTGAGCACGAGAGCAGCCTCTTGCTCTCCGATCTCGTCGATGAGGCATCTGATCTCTACGATCTCGATGCATCTCTGTGTCAGAAAATGCAGGTCTATGTCGCAGACTTTATCCGTCTCCGCCTCAAGAATGTGCTCACAGAGCGCGGCGTACGCTACGATGTGCAGGAGGCGGTGCTTGCAGACGTGGACTTTGTCGCGGACGTGCCCGTGCGCGCAGCCTATGTGGAGCGTCTGCTTGCATCGGACGGTGCGGACGCGCTCGTGCAGTCCTTTGTCCGCGTCGGCAATATCGCGCGCATGACAGAGACCGGGGGTGTCGATCCGGCACTCTTTGTAGCGCAGGAGGAGGGAGCACTTCACTCCGCATACGAGAATGCGGTCGCTGCGCGTGCCGAGGGCACTGACGCCTTTGCGGCGGAGCAGTCGCTTGCAAAGGCGATCGATGCGTTCTTCGATGCGGTCATGGTCATGGATAAGGACGAGCGCATCAAGACGAACCGTCTGAGCCTCCTCAAGGCGATTGACAACTACCTGCTTGAGACGGCAGACTACAGCAAAATCGTATTGAACTGA
- the glyQ gene encoding glycine--tRNA ligase subunit alpha → MKFQEVILALQEFWSGQGCILAQPYDVEKGAGTMSPWTFLRVLGPEPWNVAYVEPSRRPADGRYGDNPNRLYQHHQFQVIMKPSPDNIQELYLESLARLGIRAEEHDIRFVEDNWESPTLGAWGLGWEVWLDGMEITQFTYFQQVGSHDVKPVSVEITYGLERLAMYIQGVENVYDIAWTDDVTYGDVFHQNEFEQSTYAFDLSDEALLFELFDKYEAEAVRVIGAGHVHPAHDYVLKCSHTFNLLDARGAISVSQRTAFIGRVRKLARLCAEAYLAQREALGYPMLKKEGTV, encoded by the coding sequence ATGAAATTCCAGGAGGTCATCCTCGCATTGCAGGAGTTCTGGTCGGGGCAGGGCTGCATCCTCGCACAGCCTTACGACGTGGAGAAGGGCGCGGGTACGATGAGCCCGTGGACGTTCCTGCGCGTCCTCGGTCCCGAGCCGTGGAACGTCGCCTATGTGGAGCCGTCGCGCAGACCTGCAGACGGTCGCTATGGCGACAATCCGAACCGTCTCTATCAGCACCATCAGTTTCAGGTCATCATGAAGCCCTCGCCGGACAACATTCAGGAGCTCTATCTTGAGAGCCTTGCGCGCCTCGGCATCCGCGCGGAGGAGCACGATATCCGCTTCGTCGAGGACAACTGGGAGTCGCCGACGCTCGGTGCGTGGGGACTCGGCTGGGAGGTTTGGCTCGACGGCATGGAGATCACGCAGTTCACGTACTTCCAGCAGGTCGGCAGTCACGACGTGAAGCCCGTCTCCGTTGAGATCACCTATGGTCTCGAGCGTCTTGCCATGTATATTCAGGGCGTGGAGAACGTCTATGACATCGCGTGGACGGACGATGTGACCTATGGCGATGTCTTCCATCAGAATGAGTTTGAGCAGTCCACCTATGCGTTTGACCTCTCGGATGAGGCGCTGCTCTTTGAACTCTTTGACAAATACGAGGCGGAGGCGGTGCGCGTCATCGGTGCGGGGCACGTGCATCCCGCGCACGACTATGTGCTGAAATGCTCGCATACGTTCAATCTGCTCGATGCGCGCGGAGCGATCAGCGTCTCGCAGCGGACGGCGTTCATCGGGCGCGTCCGCAAGCTCGCGCGCCTCTGTGCGGAGGCGTATCTCGCCCAGCGTGAGGCGCTCGGCTATCCGATGCTGAAGAAGGAGGGGACGGTATGA
- a CDS encoding 3'-5' exonuclease encodes MLEKILVFDTETTGFRSDDEVLTLAVVNGNGMTVVDGMYAPARKSAWPDAEKINRISPAMVADCPPILSQQAVLEQMFNDPETLLVGYNIEFDIRLLAQSGIRIINPNRHDVMLAFSEFRNVPDARRGGYRWWKLTECADYYRYDWGTTEAHGALADTLATLYCYRKMKEPVYEEQSLF; translated from the coding sequence ATGCTAGAAAAAATTCTGGTCTTTGACACCGAGACGACAGGTTTTCGCAGTGACGATGAAGTATTGACGCTTGCTGTGGTAAACGGCAATGGGATGACTGTGGTGGACGGGATGTATGCACCCGCACGCAAGAGTGCATGGCCGGACGCAGAGAAGATCAATCGGATCTCACCCGCAATGGTGGCGGACTGCCCGCCAATCCTTTCGCAGCAGGCAGTGCTTGAGCAGATGTTCAACGATCCTGAGACGCTGCTTGTCGGATACAACATCGAGTTCGACATCCGACTTTTGGCGCAGTCAGGGATTCGCATTATAAATCCGAACAGACACGATGTCATGCTTGCGTTTTCGGAGTTTCGCAATGTGCCGGATGCACGGCGCGGCGGTTACCGCTGGTGGAAGCTGACGGAGTGTGCGGACTACTACCGCTATGACTGGGGGACAACAGAGGCGCATGGTGCGCTTGCCGATACGCTTGCGACACTCTATTGCTACCGGAAGATGAAAGAGCCGGTATATGAGGAACAGAGTTTGTTTTAA
- a CDS encoding FprA family A-type flavoprotein: MNAIKIRDDIYWVGAIDWSMRSFHGYDTQRGSTYNAYLIIDDKITLIDTVKHGFEEEMLSRISSVIDPSQIDYIISNHVEPDHSYGVPLVSRLAPNAKVVTSAPNGLKGLRAYYGEMPYETVKAGDTLSIGKRTLAFVPTPMLHWPDSMVTYCPEEKILFSNDAFGQHLASGKRYDDDNDLSIVIEEAKKYYANILFLYAKQAQTALKAVHGLDIEMIATGHGVIWRSHIPEIIDLYNKWSLGETEDRAVIVYDTMWHSTEMMAHTIAEAFIDKGFSVGYYDIQKNTHADIMTDVLTSKYLAVGSPTLNNEMLPTIAGFLCYMKGLAPKGRKAFAFGSYGWGGQSIQQIEDELKAGGCEIVMDKVRMLYVPSAEQLAGLRDQILAL, from the coding sequence ATGAACGCCATCAAAATCCGGGATGACATCTACTGGGTCGGAGCGATCGACTGGTCGATGCGCAGCTTTCACGGCTACGACACGCAGCGCGGCTCGACCTACAACGCCTATCTCATCATTGACGATAAGATCACGCTGATCGACACCGTCAAGCATGGCTTCGAGGAAGAGATGCTCTCACGCATTTCCTCCGTCATCGATCCCTCGCAGATCGACTACATCATCTCGAACCACGTCGAGCCGGATCACTCGTACGGCGTGCCGCTCGTCTCACGCCTCGCACCGAATGCAAAGGTCGTCACGAGTGCACCGAACGGACTGAAGGGGCTGCGCGCCTACTACGGGGAGATGCCCTATGAGACCGTGAAGGCGGGCGACACGCTCTCGATCGGCAAGCGTACACTCGCATTCGTCCCGACACCGATGCTCCACTGGCCGGACAGCATGGTGACGTACTGCCCCGAGGAGAAGATCCTCTTCTCGAATGATGCGTTCGGTCAGCATCTCGCCTCCGGCAAACGCTATGACGATGACAACGATCTCTCGATTGTCATCGAAGAGGCAAAGAAGTACTACGCAAACATTCTCTTCCTGTATGCGAAGCAGGCACAGACAGCGCTCAAGGCGGTTCACGGTCTCGACATCGAGATGATTGCGACGGGTCACGGCGTCATATGGCGTTCCCACATCCCCGAGATCATCGACCTCTATAACAAGTGGTCGCTTGGCGAGACCGAGGATCGCGCCGTCATCGTCTATGACACGATGTGGCACTCCACCGAAATGATGGCGCATACCATTGCTGAGGCATTCATTGACAAGGGCTTCTCTGTCGGCTACTACGACATCCAAAAGAACACACATGCCGACATCATGACGGATGTGCTCACGAGCAAGTATCTCGCCGTCGGCTCGCCGACGCTCAACAACGAGATGCTCCCCACCATCGCGGGCTTCCTCTGCTACATGAAAGGTCTTGCTCCAAAGGGACGCAAAGCGTTTGCATTTGGCTCATACGGCTGGGGCGGGCAGAGCATCCAGCAGATCGAGGACGAGCTCAAGGCAGGCGGCTGCGAGATCGTCATGGACAAGGTGCGTATGCTCTACGTTCCCTCTGCCGAACAGCTGGCAGGACTGCGCGACCAGATTTTGGCACTCTAA
- a CDS encoding IS3 family transposase (programmed frameshift), translating into MAKYSTECKLKVVQEYLAGHGGYETLSKLYHVSRKSIEEWVKAYQAFGDDGLRRSRAQQTYTFEFKCSAVECYLSTEASYQEVAIAFGLNNPSLLARWTKEYRNGGVDALRPKPKGRAPAMPRKKKEQTKDLPQDETAQQLKALQDENLKLRIEVAYFKRTQEAASAGKDAEQKARIVRSLRGEFQLKDILAVTGFPKATYMYWQKKFTQPEVPDEREQIILAIREEHKDYGYRRLWAQMRNLGHKINRKAVQRIVQKLRLQVHSFTHRTRKYSSYRGSVGTVADNLLNRRFKTSIPHHKITTDTSEFKYWLQGEDGKSVVPMLYFDPYMDLFNNEIVSFHIGKTPSAMGIQSALEEAIRVTADCPYRRTFHSDQGWAYQMKSYTKRLKEERIFQSMSRKGNCLDNSVMENFFGLLKQEIYYGRVYHSYEELKTAIEEYIIYYNECRIKESLGWLSPVQFRRKHLAA; encoded by the exons ATGGCAAAATACAGTACAGAGTGTAAGCTGAAGGTTGTGCAGGAATATCTTGCAGGACACGGAGGCTATGAAACACTATCGAAGCTCTATCATGTTTCGCGCAAATCCATTGAGGAATGGGTAAAGGCTTATCAGGCATTCGGTGACGATGGACTCCGACGCTCCCGTGCACAGCAAACATACACTTTCGAATTTAAGTGTTCTGCGGTAGAATGTTATCTGTCAACAGAGGCATCCTATCAAGAGGTAGCTATCGCGTTTGGTCTGAACAATCCGTCCCTCCTTGCGCGTTGGACAAAGGAATATCGCAACGGCGGCGTAGATGCCCTAAGACCAAAACCGAAAGGAAGAGCCCCCGCTATGCCAAGAAAGAAAAAAGAGCAAACAAAAGACCTCCCACAAGACGAGACCGCGCAGCAACTCAAAGCCCTGCAGGATGAGAATCTGAAACTGCGCATCGAGGTCGCCTATT TTAAAAGAACTCAGGAGGCTGCGTCTGCAGGAAAAGATGCAGAGCAAAAGGCAAGGATCGTCCGCAGCCTCCGAGGAGAGTTTCAGTTGAAAGACATCCTTGCCGTCACAGGTTTTCCGAAAGCGACCTATATGTACTGGCAGAAGAAATTTACGCAACCGGAAGTGCCGGACGAGCGGGAGCAGATCATCCTTGCCATTCGTGAGGAGCACAAAGATTATGGCTATCGCCGCCTATGGGCACAGATGCGCAATCTTGGGCACAAGATCAATCGTAAGGCAGTGCAGCGGATTGTACAAAAGCTCAGACTTCAAGTGCATTCCTTTACGCACAGAACACGCAAGTACAGCTCCTACAGGGGGTCTGTCGGAACGGTAGCAGACAATCTCCTGAACCGCAGATTCAAAACTTCCATACCGCATCACAAGATTACAACGGACACGAGTGAGTTCAAGTACTGGCTGCAGGGCGAGGATGGAAAGTCCGTCGTACCTATGCTGTATTTTGATCCGTATATGGATCTGTTTAACAACGAAATTGTCAGCTTCCACATTGGAAAGACACCGTCTGCGATGGGGATTCAGTCCGCACTTGAGGAAGCAATTCGTGTGACAGCAGATTGTCCTTATCGGCGCACCTTCCACTCCGATCAGGGGTGGGCATATCAGATGAAGTCGTACACGAAGCGGCTCAAGGAGGAGAGAATCTTTCAGAGCATGTCACGCAAGGGGAACTGTCTGGACAACAGTGTGATGGAGAACTTCTTTGGACTCTTAAAGCAAGAGATTTACTATGGGCGCGTCTACCATAGCTACGAGGAACTCAAGACGGCGATCGAAGAGTATATCATCTACTACAATGAGTGTCGCATCAAGGAGTCTCTCGGCTGGCTCAGTCCTGTTCAGTTCCGTCGCAAACATCTCGCCGCATAG
- the ahbB gene encoding siroheme decarboxylase subunit beta, producing MIEEIELSELDRKIVRLLQGEFPLVAEPYKVLAAEIGITEEQLLARIAAMREEKKIRKIGAVLRHREVGFTANCLCVWNVPDERVDEVARRMAEHPRVSHCYDRNREADWQYNLYTMIHGYSREECEAIAAELADATGIDDRRMLYTKKEWKKTSMKYFIEE from the coding sequence ATGATAGAAGAAATAGAGCTCAGCGAACTCGATCGCAAGATCGTCCGTCTCCTGCAAGGGGAGTTCCCGCTTGTTGCAGAGCCGTACAAGGTGCTCGCTGCAGAGATCGGCATTACCGAGGAACAGCTTCTTGCCCGCATTGCCGCCATGCGCGAGGAGAAGAAGATCCGCAAGATAGGGGCTGTCCTGCGCCATCGCGAGGTGGGCTTTACCGCGAACTGCCTCTGCGTCTGGAATGTGCCCGATGAACGCGTGGATGAGGTTGCGCGGCGCATGGCGGAGCATCCGCGTGTCTCGCATTGCTATGACCGCAACCGCGAAGCAGACTGGCAGTATAACCTCTACACGATGATCCACGGCTACAGCCGTGAGGAATGTGAGGCGATCGCCGCAGAGCTTGCCGACGCCACGGGCATCGACGACCGCCGTATGCTCTACACCAAGAAAGAGTGGAAGAAAACATCGATGAAGTACTTTATAGAGGAATAA
- the ahbA gene encoding siroheme decarboxylase subunit alpha, translated as MTALTDFDKRLLNLVQGNLPVCSRPFARLGEMLETTEEHVLSRLDDLKREGYLRRIGTFFNSEQLGYHGTLIALRVAEEHIADVAAAINRYAGATHNYEREGKYNLWFTLLTPSRHAEEKILADVTALPGVERLMSLKSNKRYKINVQFKLN; from the coding sequence ATGACTGCGCTTACGGATTTTGACAAACGGCTGCTGAACCTCGTGCAGGGAAACCTGCCCGTGTGTTCGCGGCCGTTTGCGCGTTTGGGTGAAATGCTTGAGACGACGGAGGAGCATGTGCTCAGCCGTCTGGATGATCTGAAACGCGAGGGGTATCTGCGCCGCATTGGCACGTTTTTCAACTCCGAGCAGCTTGGCTATCACGGCACGCTGATTGCCCTGCGCGTTGCGGAGGAGCACATCGCCGATGTCGCGGCAGCGATCAATCGCTATGCGGGGGCGACGCACAACTATGAGCGTGAGGGGAAATACAACCTCTGGTTTACCCTCCTGACGCCGTCGCGTCATGCGGAGGAGAAGATACTCGCCGATGTCACCGCCCTGCCGGGTGTGGAGCGTCTGATGAGTCTCAAGTCGAATAAACGCTATAAGATCAACGTACAGTTCAAGCTGAACTGA
- the yihA gene encoding ribosome biogenesis GTP-binding protein YihA/YsxC: protein MTEHVVITKATYLASAVRCDQYPEERRPAVAFIGRSNVGKSSLINSLTRIRQLARVSSKPGKTQTINFYELLLRIDGGEERHPVHLVDLPGYGYAKVGRESRKTWAKFIEEYFLHAEELRFVCLLLDIRHTPMESDCRMFSWLVEHDIPVLVIATKADKIGKNARNAQIAAIQKKLGVPELTILPYASPKNEGRSDLLDVMAEYLVE from the coding sequence TTGACCGAACATGTTGTGATTACGAAGGCGACCTACCTCGCCTCCGCCGTGCGGTGCGATCAGTACCCTGAGGAGCGCCGTCCCGCCGTTGCTTTTATTGGACGCTCTAACGTCGGGAAATCCTCCCTCATCAACTCGCTGACACGCATCCGTCAGCTCGCGCGCGTTTCCTCGAAACCGGGTAAGACGCAGACCATCAACTTCTATGAGCTGCTTTTGCGGATCGATGGGGGAGAGGAGCGGCACCCCGTTCACCTCGTCGATCTACCGGGCTATGGCTATGCAAAGGTTGGGCGCGAGAGCCGCAAGACATGGGCGAAGTTCATCGAGGAGTATTTCCTTCATGCCGAGGAGCTGCGCTTTGTCTGCCTCCTGCTCGACATCCGGCACACACCGATGGAGTCCGACTGCCGTATGTTTTCGTGGCTTGTGGAACATGACATCCCCGTGCTCGTCATTGCAACAAAGGCGGACAAGATTGGGAAGAATGCACGCAATGCACAGATTGCAGCGATTCAAAAAAAACTCGGCGTGCCCGAGCTGACCATTCTCCCCTATGCCTCGCCAAAAAATGAAGGGCGTTCAGATTTACTTGACGTGATGGCTGAATATCTGGTAGAATAG